CAGGCACGTGCGGGTCTCCCTCCAGCAGTGACCTGTTTCCCCATAGCTCCCACCCAGTGCTGAGGGCACCCTGCTCCTGGGGGTCCCTTCCTGGAGGATTCCCCAAGGTCTTGGTAGCGGGTAGAGCAGCCTGGGCCGAGGTGGAGGGAGACGGTACCCACCGCTGCTGATGGTGCCCACGCAGCTGAGACGGGAGCTGGACCGATTCACCCTGGCCGGGCCCCACTGGctcgccccctccctccactccctgcTCTGATCCTTCCCCTTTGCTCTTGCAGGTCATTACCTGAATCTGGAGGAGGACGGTGAGTGATGCCCCCCTGCACCCATCATGCCTAGGTGTCGGTCCTCCCATCAGGACTGGGGGGCTCTGCACTGCTCACCACACTTCGGTTTCCATAGCACGCGCGCTTCGCTCCGGCGTGGCCACAGACCCaggcaggagcggggggggggggggggtgcccgggctgggcagagatggggacACTGGGCCGGGCTGcagggctcccagccccgctcccagcaACACCAGCTGTCGCTAGAAAGCAGCCGATGGTGCCCGGAGCTCACGGGCACTGGCTCAGCCTGGGGGCAGGCCCCAGTCCCACGAGCTGCTGTCCCAGCACCGAGCCAGCAGGCTGCTAACGCTGAGGCTCATTCTCTGGGCCCCGGCCCTGCTAGGAGGCAAGGGACAATGGCACTTTTCTGGATCCACCCGGGccagcccagcccgcccccaGTTGTGGGAGCTGAGTGTCTGGCCAGGCCTCTGGGATCTCGTGTCTTAGCTGGGGCTCTCTCCGGGGAGCCCGAGGCTGGGTTGGGCTGGTTCCGATGCAGCCGGGCCGAGGCAAGGGGCACGCTCTGGACTCTGCTGGGCTGTGGGCGGGGACGGGAGCTGCGCTGCAGGGGGCAGAGCTAGTGGAAGGAGCTGGGAAACGCAGGACGGAGCTGGTTGGAGTCCTTCATTCCCCCAGCCTATGTGCCTTGTAAGGAGCTGGGGTAGAGCAGACACCAGCCTAGCAGTGCCAGGGCCTCTGCCCCGCCCAGAGCTCTGCCGCAGATCCTCCGGGGTGACTAACAGGCAGATCTCTTCCCCTAGGCCCCTTTGCCGAGGAGGACGGGTCGTCCCACTGCAGGGACACCTACCTGGAGTGGATCTCCCTATACTGCTGGACCACCTTCCACGCCACAGTCATGGCCACGCCAGAGTGGAGCCGGTGTCAGTGGGAccaaatcagcaggtctggacgTCCGTCCGCCCCAGAGAGATCCTTGCTTCTGaggcactctggggctgggagccGAGTGCACACAGCGCTGGGGCACGGGCAGGTGCCGGGACAGAGCATCGCCTCGCTGGGGTTTGCTCTTAGATGGGCTCCGGGACCCCGAGGGCCCCGGCTCGGTAGCGACCCCGTGCAGAAAAGGGATTTTCAAACAAGTCAGGGCTGCAGTGTGTCCTGTTTCCCTGCACACAGCTGTCAGCACGCTGAGACCAGGGCACATCATGCAGTGCCTCTGGTGTGTGCGGCGTcctgggtgcagggtgggggtgcgaCGCACCATCGGCTGCCCGCAGCGTCCCGcgtgcggggtggggtgggggtgcgacGCACCATCGGCTGCCTGCAGCGTCCCACGTGCAGGGTGCCATCGGCGTCCCGcgtgcagggtgggggtgcgaCGCACAGGCTGCGGCTGGTGGCTGCtcggctcccagcagtggctgcatagCAGGTGCTGAGTGGATGCAGTTTAAGGCCCATGGGGACCCCGCGGGTGAACGGTGCCCCCGTCACTGCCATTACCGGACGCACGGTCAGTGCCTGGCTTGGGGCTTGTTTTGGCCACCTCGCTGGCTGCTGCTGAGCCCTGAAGCCCCAAACCCCACAGACCCAGCCAGGCTCAGCCTCacatctcttcctctccctctccaggatTTACAGCGACCTCTCCAACTGCACGGTGCTGATGGCCGAGGCTCTGTcctgcccctggcccagccccgctCTTGACTCCTTCTTCCTGCAGATCCACATGGAATATTTCACCAACTGCACCAcgcctgccagctcccagcccagccagccaccTCTGGGGCCTGTCCTAGCCATGGCTGCCATGTCTGCCTGCCTGACCCCTCTCGTGGTTGCTCTCACGCTCCGCAAGGCCAGGAAGGttgagccaaagccaaagccggactggcccctcccagcagcaccacCTGTGCTCAGCAGACAACGGGCTTCTTCTCGCGCAGTCCTGGGCACCAactggaaagggagagagagtgtCTAGtggttgcgggggagggggtggtgctgggagccaggactcctgggttctatccctggctcggggaggggagtggggtctagtggttggggtGGGTgctggtgtgacgaagtgggaatgttcttaatattttctctgaatactgtgtgggtgcctcagtttcccctatacagTACTTAAGTAtccaggtggtgggataagggtgtgtgattgtggcagagccctagggggccagtgtgatgctgtctacacagagaatggccgacaccctgtctcctaaTGGCCTGGGACCCTTCTCTGCAAAGATGCCAactgaaggggttggagaacaaagagatcagttGGCCTgctggcctgggaaagagacaaaggagaggaggggctggagagtttcagtttggagctggctggggaaatgaggGGAGGctcagatggggctctggccttcctgccccccaagatggacctgactgaggggtcccgttctctgtacctacaagctctgttttagaccatgttcctgtcgtctaataaaccttctgttttacgctggctgagagtcacgtctgactgcgaagttggggggcaggaccctctggcttccccaggaccccgcctgggcagactcgctggggGAAACGCACAGTGTGGatggggatgctgaatgctccgaggtcaggcccaggaaggtCAAAGTTGTGTAAGCTtcttcccctggggagaggaggcttccccagagtcctgactggcttcgtatggagtagttccagagcatcgcctggtgACTCCGtgaagactgggagccaggactcctgggttctatccctggtttggggaggggagtggggtctagtggttagagggggtggggctgggagccaggactcctgggttctatcccttgcttggggaggggagtggggtctactgGTTGGGGGGGtgcttggagccaggactcctgggttctatccctggctcggggaggggagtggggactagtggttgTGGGGtgcttggagccaggactcctgggttctatccctggtgtggggaggggagtggggactagtggcTAGAGTGTGGGGGGCTAGGaattctgttcctagctctgctccagactccctgagcccctccccttgCTGTACAGGGGCGAGCAATGCTGCCCGGTCCTGGGGGTGGCtggtctggggagggggagtaCTCAGGGCCCTGcgagggaggggctgagggacaGTGGGAATGATGGTTGCTCTGCAGGCCCAGCAGTGATTAGAGGAGCTGAACCCAGACCCCTGCAGCCTTGGCCTGTCCAGAGCACTCAGCCAGTGCGGACACGCCTGGAGCAGATCCCAAGTTCAGTGGGGCAGCGATCGCAGGCTCTTCCCCTCagcagcctccaggccctgctgcagccctccgCTTGCCCTGCCCTGTCTCGAATCCCccggggcaggagccaggagaaCAGGCTTTGGCTGGCAgaatgtgggggagagagggtgagctctggagctgctgctgggccaggcagaggagaatcacATGAGCAAGTGACAGCATGGCCCCGTCTAAACTCCAGCAGTACAGCTGACATCAGTGGGTGTTTCCTTGGCAGGGAAACTATCTGCCGAACTCCAGCCTCGGCTCCAGACAACAAAGAACAGGATCCAGGGGCTCTAACCCCGAATCCACACCGGGCAGCTTCATGCGCTGGGGCGTTATCCGTTCCAGATGTGGCTGCTTTCCAGTGAACGGCTGGGAGCTTCCCGGAACGAGGTTCTCTGGTGCTGCTCAGCGCTAATTGGCCAGTGACTCAAGGACCTTTCCAGTGAAAGCCCAACGCACGGAGCGATAGGATCTTCCTCACTGCGAACCCTTTGCCCTGTAATTTACACACAGTCTGGGAGATCCAGAGACTGACTTTAAAGGGGAAACGTTGGACTCAAATGCTGTCTCAGGCCACAAGTGACATGAGTTCGGTTGGTCTCAGCCTGATCCCTGCAGGAGTGCATCACAGAACTGCTGCACAGTGTGGTGTCGTTCTGAAGTGTTCACGTCTGCTTGGAGGCGCCCAGAGTtgggagagcaggggggctgcgggcCAGGACGgaggggcaccgacagagctgtgtgtggagggagccccgggctgggatagcaggggggctgcaggccaggacGGAGGGGCACCGACAGAGCACATTTGTCTTCACTAAGCAGCAGTtagcaccccacccccactttggTAACTTCCCTGGGCGGTCCTGGTGGCGCTGTGAGGCCTCCTGGCACCCTGGGCAGGTGTCCCAGT
The DNA window shown above is from Natator depressus isolate rNatDep1 chromosome 27, rNatDep2.hap1, whole genome shotgun sequence and carries:
- the LOC141978542 gene encoding receptor activity-modifying protein 1-like, encoding MPVQPRPHLCSWLLIPLLQWGCGELTYGDLEDESHYLNLEEDGPFAEEDGSSHCRDTYLEWISLYCWTTFHATVMATPEWSRCQWDQISRIYSDLSNCTVLMAEALSCPWPSPALDSFFLQIHMEYFTNCTTPASSQPSQPPLGPVLAMAAMSACLTPLVVALTLRKARKVEPKPKPDWPLPAAPPVLSRQRASSRAVLGTNWKGRESV